In Pseudovibrio brasiliensis, one DNA window encodes the following:
- a CDS encoding universal stress protein, whose translation MSIKTVVTLTDTTGDQVAARVAVELSKLTDAYLIGVVPNYETSYYLCTAGPMPPDYEQRLQEQSAEFLNKSLEGFAKHFDGSGVEGETRTTDITLGGTFDELMHLGRLSDVTVIRQDDPAKPEPMRSAMIEAMVFDTGVATLIVPHAYEKAFAPKNIAVAWDGSGPASNAAHASMSMLQAADTVSVVMITPHDEPKHSELTDIRNYFERHGVNIHLEVMSNVSGSVSEALLSTVDRLKADMLVMGGYGHSRLAQYLFGGATRKVLHDMKIPVLMTH comes from the coding sequence ATGTCTATCAAAACAGTCGTCACCCTTACCGACACAACAGGCGATCAAGTCGCAGCCCGCGTTGCCGTTGAACTCTCCAAGCTGACTGATGCCTATCTGATTGGCGTGGTCCCAAACTACGAGACCTCCTACTACCTGTGCACGGCAGGGCCGATGCCACCTGATTATGAGCAGCGCTTGCAGGAACAATCTGCTGAGTTTCTCAATAAGTCATTGGAAGGCTTTGCAAAACACTTTGATGGCTCCGGCGTGGAAGGCGAAACCCGCACCACCGACATCACTCTGGGCGGCACGTTTGACGAGCTGATGCATCTGGGCCGTTTGAGCGACGTCACCGTGATCCGTCAGGATGATCCCGCCAAGCCGGAACCCATGCGCTCTGCCATGATTGAGGCGATGGTGTTTGATACCGGTGTCGCGACACTTATTGTGCCGCATGCATATGAAAAAGCGTTCGCACCGAAGAATATCGCTGTAGCGTGGGATGGGTCCGGTCCTGCCTCCAACGCAGCGCACGCCTCCATGTCTATGCTGCAGGCAGCAGACACCGTATCCGTTGTGATGATCACCCCGCATGACGAGCCAAAGCACTCAGAACTCACGGATATTCGCAATTACTTCGAGCGCCATGGCGTCAACATTCATCTGGAAGTGATGAGCAATGTCTCCGGCTCCGTGTCAGAAGCGCTGCTCAGCACCGTTGACCGCCTCAAGGCCGATATGCTGGTGATGGGCGGCTATGGTCATAGCCGTCTGGCTCAGTATCTGTTCGGCGGGGCAACGCGCAAGGTTCTGCATGATATGAAGATTCCGGTTTTAATGACCCACTAA
- a CDS encoding HupE/UreJ family protein: protein MKLRETAGLTGLLAVLMLIALPVQAAAFSTAQAKADFLHGLWHPLGGLDHILTMVGVGVWAALVLHQKRLIWPLVFTLVMFMAFWARYMGVVVPYVEMGILASVIVVGLLVAFALKLPVVVGALIVGVFAVFHGAAHAVEANASSLLIYALGFSVSTFALGLAGIGLGSLTEWNSGRMFLRALGAITALFGLYLMFVA from the coding sequence ATGAAATTGAGAGAAACTGCCGGTTTGACAGGTCTTCTGGCAGTATTGATGTTGATTGCTTTGCCCGTTCAGGCTGCCGCATTTTCTACGGCACAAGCCAAGGCGGATTTCCTTCACGGTCTGTGGCACCCGCTGGGTGGGCTGGACCATATCCTCACCATGGTCGGCGTTGGTGTCTGGGCCGCGCTGGTACTGCACCAGAAGCGCCTGATCTGGCCACTGGTGTTCACACTCGTCATGTTCATGGCGTTCTGGGCGCGCTACATGGGCGTTGTTGTGCCATATGTCGAGATGGGCATTCTGGCCTCCGTCATCGTGGTTGGCTTGCTCGTAGCGTTCGCTCTGAAACTGCCTGTGGTCGTGGGCGCGCTGATTGTTGGCGTGTTTGCGGTGTTCCACGGCGCAGCCCATGCTGTTGAGGCCAATGCGAGCAGCCTGCTGATTTACGCGCTCGGCTTCTCCGTTTCCACGTTCGCGCTGGGTCTGGCTGGTATCGGGCTTGGTTCATTGACCGAGTGGAACAGCGGCCGCATGTTCCTGCGCGCGCTCGGAGCCATCACGGCGCTCTTCGGCCTCTATCTGATGTTCGTGGCCTAG
- a CDS encoding aminoglycoside phosphotransferase family protein, with protein MSDDRLVIAPEVVRKMLDEQFPEWKELPLRCVENEGWDNKTLRLGDELKVRLPHAAGYVPQVEKEFKWLPKLAKQLLVAVPEPVALGKPSVDYPWPWSVYRWIEGETVSADTISDMNAFAKDLAGYLHALWAADTTGGPIAGDHNFHRGGDLSVYDEETRFCLAGVTHEIDAKAALTIWERALQSKWTRPAVWVQGDLSTGNILTRNGRLSAVIDFGLCTIGDPACDLVIAWKFFSGENRELFKTMVDIDQPTWHRAMGWTLWKAIRSLYYAKQDNIPEEQQAAKAVIEAVLSDANLAGIKT; from the coding sequence ATGAGTGATGACCGTTTGGTTATAGCACCAGAAGTTGTGCGGAAGATGCTTGATGAGCAGTTTCCTGAATGGAAGGAGCTGCCTCTCAGATGTGTTGAGAACGAGGGCTGGGACAATAAAACACTCCGCCTTGGCGATGAACTGAAAGTGCGTCTGCCACATGCTGCGGGTTATGTTCCGCAGGTTGAGAAGGAGTTTAAGTGGCTGCCGAAGCTGGCAAAACAGCTGCTCGTAGCCGTTCCTGAGCCAGTCGCTCTCGGTAAACCCTCAGTAGATTATCCGTGGCCGTGGTCAGTTTATCGCTGGATTGAGGGCGAGACGGTTTCCGCTGACACCATCAGCGACATGAACGCGTTTGCCAAAGACCTGGCAGGCTATCTCCACGCGCTCTGGGCTGCGGATACGACTGGCGGGCCGATCGCGGGCGACCATAACTTCCACCGTGGCGGTGATCTGAGCGTTTATGACGAAGAGACCCGCTTTTGTCTTGCTGGCGTGACGCACGAGATTGATGCCAAAGCCGCGCTGACGATCTGGGAGCGGGCTCTTCAATCCAAATGGACAAGACCTGCCGTCTGGGTGCAGGGAGACCTCTCAACCGGGAACATCCTCACACGGAATGGCCGCCTCAGTGCAGTCATCGACTTCGGCTTATGCACCATTGGCGATCCCGCTTGTGACTTAGTTATTGCCTGGAAGTTCTTCTCTGGCGAAAATCGGGAGCTTTTCAAAACCATGGTCGATATAGACCAACCTACCTGGCACCGCGCCATGGGTTGGACCCTCTGGAAAGCCATCCGCTCCCTCTACTACGCCAAACAAGACAACATCCCAGAGGAGCAACAGGCAGCCAAAGCGGTGATTGAGGCCGTGCTATCTGACGCAAATCTCGCGGGCATAAAGACTTAA
- a CDS encoding DUF4344 domain-containing metallopeptidase: MLRSLLLAATCAVSLLTPLGAQADEAEDAFVEANILSIFYHEIGHAVIDKMQVPIFGQEEDAADVLSVMMIDWLYEEEAAQELAFNSAFGYINDPDGVEEVAWWDLHGPDQQRYYNHICLFFGADPEKREDLAYDLGLPEDRAEMCPVEYEQAANSWGAVFDEMSPGSGVPLVFQKGRGKEAELINQVLSEEVKNLEQDMSLPSEVIVKVDSCGEPNAFYDPEEASIIFCTEFIPHLRSLYQANLEN, encoded by the coding sequence ATGCTTCGTTCACTTCTTCTCGCTGCCACCTGTGCAGTCTCACTGCTCACACCTCTTGGCGCGCAGGCGGACGAAGCAGAGGATGCCTTTGTTGAAGCCAACATCCTATCCATCTTCTATCACGAAATCGGACATGCTGTGATCGACAAGATGCAGGTGCCGATCTTCGGGCAGGAAGAAGACGCGGCAGACGTGCTCTCCGTGATGATGATCGACTGGCTCTATGAGGAAGAGGCCGCGCAGGAACTCGCTTTCAACAGCGCGTTTGGCTACATCAATGACCCGGATGGCGTTGAAGAAGTGGCATGGTGGGATCTGCATGGCCCAGACCAGCAGCGCTATTACAATCACATTTGCCTGTTTTTCGGTGCTGATCCAGAAAAGCGCGAGGATCTGGCCTACGATCTTGGCCTGCCAGAAGACCGCGCGGAGATGTGTCCGGTTGAATATGAGCAAGCCGCCAACAGCTGGGGTGCCGTGTTTGACGAAATGTCCCCGGGATCCGGCGTTCCGTTAGTCTTTCAGAAGGGACGTGGCAAAGAGGCTGAGCTGATCAATCAGGTGCTTTCTGAAGAAGTCAAAAACCTTGAGCAAGATATGTCTTTGCCGAGTGAAGTGATCGTGAAGGTAGACAGCTGCGGCGAACCCAACGCGTTTTATGATCCGGAAGAGGCTTCCATCATCTTCTGCACCGAGTTCATTCCGCATCTGAGGTCACTCTACCAAGCGAACCTGGAGAACTGA
- a CDS encoding VOC family protein translates to MIGYITLGTNDLERACSFYDAILGKMGATRVFENNRLYAWSFGEGTPLIVLNTPYNGETATTSNGAMVALRVADRETVDNLHALALQLGGKDEGPPGPRGDAFYGAYCRDLDGNKLNFHC, encoded by the coding sequence ATGATCGGCTATATTACATTGGGAACCAATGACCTTGAGCGCGCCTGCTCGTTCTACGATGCCATTTTGGGCAAAATGGGCGCCACGCGGGTTTTTGAGAACAACCGGCTTTATGCCTGGAGCTTTGGCGAGGGCACGCCGCTTATCGTCCTCAACACGCCGTACAACGGAGAAACGGCCACCACCAGCAACGGCGCCATGGTCGCGCTGCGTGTAGCAGACCGCGAAACCGTCGATAACCTGCACGCCCTTGCCCTGCAACTGGGTGGCAAGGATGAAGGCCCTCCCGGTCCGCGTGGTGATGCGTTTTACGGGGCGTATTGCCGGGATCTGGATGGCAACAAGCTCAACTTCCACTGCTAA
- a CDS encoding sensor histidine kinase, with protein sequence MGGYLQRAVYAAFSAIALLVLHVVVEPVYAQSEMVRVGILSYRGSLETQRTWAPTIEHLQRELPDVEFSYLPLTLQQIAEQAEQLDFIITNPGHSFQLERIAGVSRIASARSHVNKSEMQDLGSVIFTRTDSGIATLMDLRGVTAGVVSTEAFGGYLAAKHSLQMSLGKEAELLVKPLGFPQQTVVDAVVNGGVQVGIVRACLLESMSAAGKLDKSQIRVLGQQYDPEFACARTSELYPGWAFLKVPGVSPQLATRITQALLSMPDGVCTDEWLGHANWIAPVSYAAVERVYRDLALYPYNKDLRQILKDWVERNYFLLGVVIVLSGAFLLHVGHVEFLVRRRSQQLEAASDKLADALQRNLILENELAHAGRVSSMNILAGSLAHDLKQPLGAISTFAHSLRKRLDRGTADEETLQKQLTRISEQANRASDFINSMRSFLNKQPEARRRVDLRELVDETVMLMRTFATKHDCQLHWEPPKEPVFVCCDDVQLRQVMVVLLQNALDATVEAGLEGGVISILLESSAGSCALMVCDQGAGIPKELEEKVFEPFFSSKGSLGLGLATALSIVDSHEGELTLSPAPHAGTCATVMLPLAGPQTERNHDTTTR encoded by the coding sequence ATGGGAGGTTACCTACAGCGCGCTGTTTATGCTGCGTTTTCTGCGATTGCGCTGCTTGTTCTGCATGTGGTGGTAGAACCTGTGTACGCGCAGTCTGAGATGGTGCGTGTGGGTATCCTTTCTTATCGCGGGAGCTTGGAGACGCAGCGCACATGGGCGCCGACCATTGAGCATTTGCAGCGCGAACTGCCTGACGTGGAGTTTTCCTATCTGCCTCTGACCCTTCAGCAAATTGCGGAACAAGCGGAGCAGCTGGACTTCATCATCACCAATCCTGGCCACTCTTTTCAGCTGGAACGTATTGCGGGTGTCAGCCGCATCGCCAGTGCGCGCTCGCACGTGAACAAGAGCGAGATGCAGGATCTCGGCTCTGTCATCTTCACCCGTACCGACAGCGGCATAGCTACCCTGATGGACCTGAGGGGTGTCACTGCTGGGGTTGTCTCAACAGAAGCGTTTGGAGGCTATCTGGCTGCAAAGCACAGCCTGCAAATGAGCCTTGGCAAGGAGGCAGAGCTGCTGGTGAAACCTCTCGGCTTTCCGCAGCAAACGGTGGTGGATGCGGTGGTGAATGGGGGCGTGCAAGTGGGCATCGTTCGTGCCTGTTTGCTGGAGAGTATGAGTGCCGCTGGCAAGCTGGATAAATCCCAAATCCGCGTTCTTGGGCAACAGTACGATCCGGAGTTTGCCTGCGCCAGAACCTCAGAGCTTTATCCGGGTTGGGCCTTTCTGAAAGTACCTGGCGTCTCGCCTCAACTGGCAACGCGCATCACGCAGGCGCTGCTTTCCATGCCAGACGGCGTATGTACTGATGAATGGCTGGGCCACGCCAACTGGATTGCACCGGTCTCTTATGCCGCTGTGGAACGGGTCTACCGTGATCTGGCGCTCTACCCCTACAACAAGGACTTACGGCAGATCCTGAAGGATTGGGTGGAGCGGAACTACTTTTTGCTGGGCGTAGTGATCGTGCTCAGCGGGGCGTTTCTGCTGCATGTGGGGCACGTGGAGTTTCTGGTGCGCCGTCGCTCTCAGCAGTTGGAAGCAGCGAGTGATAAACTGGCCGATGCCTTGCAGCGCAATCTGATACTGGAGAACGAGTTGGCCCACGCTGGCCGTGTTTCTTCCATGAACATCCTCGCCGGCAGTCTGGCGCATGATCTGAAGCAACCGCTTGGCGCCATCTCCACCTTCGCCCATAGCCTGCGGAAACGGCTGGATCGGGGGACGGCGGATGAGGAGACCCTGCAAAAGCAGCTCACTCGCATTTCCGAGCAAGCTAACCGGGCCTCTGACTTTATCAACTCCATGCGCAGCTTCCTCAACAAACAACCGGAAGCGCGCCGCCGGGTGGATCTGCGCGAGCTGGTGGATGAAACGGTGATGCTGATGCGCACCTTTGCCACCAAGCATGATTGCCAGTTGCACTGGGAGCCTCCCAAAGAGCCCGTGTTTGTCTGTTGTGATGATGTGCAATTGCGGCAGGTCATGGTGGTACTGCTGCAAAACGCGCTTGATGCTACAGTCGAGGCCGGACTTGAAGGCGGGGTGATCTCCATCCTGTTGGAAAGCTCTGCGGGATCTTGCGCGTTGATGGTGTGCGATCAGGGGGCAGGCATTCCAAAAGAGCTGGAGGAGAAGGTGTTTGAGCCGTTCTTTTCCAGTAAAGGCAGTCTGGGTTTGGGGTTAGCCACAGCACTCAGCATTGTCGACAGCCATGAAGGTGAGCTGACCCTGAGCCCCGCGCCACATGCTGGCACTTGCGCAACGGTGATGCTGCCACTGGCAGGTCCACAAACAGAGAGAAACCATGACACAACAACCCGTTAA
- a CDS encoding response regulator transcription factor gives MTQQPVKPLYGPEAEPVIIIIDDDDAMREALVCLVESVGLKAVDFERADDFLQSDLRPCVGVIITDMRIPGTSGLGLLEKLRASGQHLPVIVISAFANLRDGVRAMSLGAVDVLEKPFDEQSLLDKLQDLISETRDRASQCCLTAQAKMKVDRLTNREREVMGYLAQGLQNKSIANALGLSVKTVEIHRHNVLTKLEVQTLVDVYQLTQSADRATGSGRCCGVNS, from the coding sequence ATGACACAACAACCCGTTAAACCGCTTTATGGACCAGAGGCAGAGCCTGTGATCATCATCATTGATGATGACGATGCCATGCGGGAAGCGCTGGTGTGTCTGGTGGAATCTGTTGGGCTCAAAGCCGTGGATTTTGAACGGGCCGATGACTTCCTGCAGTCTGACCTGCGTCCCTGTGTTGGCGTCATCATTACCGACATGCGCATCCCCGGCACCAGCGGCCTCGGTTTGCTGGAGAAGCTGCGCGCCTCCGGCCAGCATCTGCCGGTCATCGTTATCTCAGCCTTCGCCAACCTGCGAGATGGTGTCCGCGCCATGAGCCTTGGTGCGGTGGATGTTTTGGAAAAACCGTTCGACGAGCAAAGCCTGCTCGACAAGCTGCAGGATCTGATTTCCGAAACGCGGGACCGGGCCAGCCAGTGCTGCCTGACTGCTCAGGCCAAAATGAAGGTTGATCGTCTCACCAACCGCGAGCGTGAGGTGATGGGTTACCTCGCCCAAGGCCTGCAAAACAAAAGCATCGCCAATGCGTTAGGTCTCAGCGTCAAAACCGTGGAGATCCACCGCCACAACGTCCTGACCAAACTGGAAGTCCAGACCCTCGTCGACGTCTACCAACTCACCCAAAGCGCCGACCGCGCCACGGGCTCTGGCCGGTGTTGTGGGGTAAACTCTTAA
- a CDS encoding cytochrome b: protein MTDQQYVRSARILHWLMALGFLSMWTTGYIMKLDSLEDTPLEESLFDIHISLGVTLLGLLLLRVVIRLMNKPPALPAGLSSWEKIGSHLGHLGLYLLPLVTMLVAWAEVDFGGHGVKWFTIAMPKIFPTMETLAGINLEDTTATAHELLAWSLLALVAVHVAAVLKHKYWDGHDVMGRMSLLGKK, encoded by the coding sequence ATGACTGATCAACAATATGTGCGCTCCGCCCGCATCCTTCACTGGCTGATGGCCCTTGGCTTTCTCTCCATGTGGACGACCGGATACATCATGAAACTGGACTCTCTGGAAGATACTCCGCTGGAAGAGAGCCTGTTTGACATTCACATTTCTTTGGGCGTGACCTTGCTGGGTTTGCTGCTGCTGCGTGTGGTCATCCGCTTGATGAACAAGCCACCGGCACTGCCTGCAGGCCTCAGCTCCTGGGAGAAGATTGGTTCCCACCTGGGGCACCTTGGACTGTACTTGCTGCCGCTGGTGACCATGCTCGTGGCGTGGGCAGAGGTTGATTTTGGCGGCCACGGCGTGAAGTGGTTCACCATCGCAATGCCAAAGATCTTCCCAACCATGGAAACCCTTGCCGGTATCAATCTGGAAGACACCACTGCAACAGCACATGAGCTGCTCGCATGGTCTCTGCTGGCTCTGGTCGCGGTGCACGTGGCTGCTGTTCTCAAGCACAAATATTGGGATGGCCACGACGTCATGGGCCGCATGAGCCTGCTTGGCAAGAAATAA
- a CDS encoding chloramphenicol phosphotransferase CPT family protein, giving the protein MTSGWVVLLNGVPRAGKSSIVSALQSSVEEPWMNLGVDVVVKHMTPAHLKPGIGLRPGGERPDLEHYVFRSYSALYKSIAAHAALGMNVVVDLGHHNSYTTLDGRWGHYLKELEGLRVLIVGVFCPLDEIMRRRAASEEGYLSATEQGEIPLPVQRWQDEVHKPGIYDLELDTSILSPEQCATEILRTIASGSRFEARDKLIALPD; this is encoded by the coding sequence ATGACATCAGGCTGGGTTGTTCTGCTCAATGGAGTACCAAGGGCGGGAAAGAGTTCTATCGTCTCCGCACTGCAAAGCTCTGTCGAAGAGCCCTGGATGAACCTTGGTGTGGATGTTGTCGTCAAACATATGACACCAGCCCACCTGAAGCCGGGGATCGGGCTGAGGCCGGGTGGGGAGCGGCCTGATCTGGAGCACTATGTTTTCCGCTCTTACAGCGCGCTTTACAAAAGCATCGCCGCACACGCCGCGCTTGGCATGAACGTGGTCGTTGATCTCGGCCACCACAACAGCTACACCACGCTGGATGGCCGTTGGGGGCACTACCTGAAGGAGCTGGAGGGTCTACGCGTATTGATCGTCGGAGTGTTTTGCCCTCTCGATGAAATTATGCGGCGACGGGCTGCTAGTGAAGAAGGCTACCTCTCAGCCACTGAACAAGGAGAGATTCCGCTCCCAGTTCAACGCTGGCAGGATGAGGTTCACAAACCCGGGATTTATGATCTTGAGCTGGACACGTCCATCCTGTCTCCAGAGCAATGCGCTACAGAAATCCTCCGCACGATTGCATCTGGCAGTAGGTTTGAGGCCAGAGATAAGCTTATTGCGTTGCCAGACTGA
- a CDS encoding LpxA family transferase — protein sequence MIQFSDYFANWQQTELAAINGAPWELTGSAADIIKGMLLQLADDYRITNTIAIHESATVEDGATLKGPMIIGPNAFVSSRSYLRGGVYMSEGCAIGPFCEVKSSFLLKGSKLAHLGFLGDSILGEHVNLEAGVVVANHRNEWAEKEIKLIENSRELLTGAIKFGSLIGDRSKVGANSVLAPGTLLKPGTIIPRLTSVDQQAKHLSLATQ from the coding sequence ATGATCCAGTTCAGCGACTACTTTGCCAACTGGCAGCAGACAGAACTGGCGGCTATCAACGGAGCACCATGGGAGCTGACCGGCAGCGCAGCTGATATCATCAAGGGGATGCTGCTTCAGCTCGCGGATGACTACCGCATCACCAACACCATCGCCATTCATGAGAGCGCTACGGTGGAAGATGGGGCAACGCTGAAAGGCCCGATGATCATTGGGCCGAACGCCTTTGTTTCCTCCCGCAGCTACCTGCGCGGTGGTGTTTACATGAGTGAGGGCTGTGCGATTGGGCCGTTTTGCGAAGTTAAATCCAGCTTCCTACTGAAGGGCTCCAAGCTGGCTCATCTTGGGTTTCTCGGAGATTCTATTCTCGGCGAGCACGTCAATCTGGAAGCAGGCGTTGTGGTCGCGAACCATCGCAATGAGTGGGCGGAAAAAGAGATCAAACTCATTGAAAACAGCCGAGAACTGCTAACCGGTGCCATCAAGTTTGGCTCCCTGATTGGAGACCGGAGCAAAGTCGGCGCAAACTCAGTGCTTGCCCCCGGAACGCTGCTGAAGCCCGGTACCATCATCCCCCGGCTCACCTCCGTCGATCAGCAAGCTAAGCACCTCAGTCTGGCAACGCAATAA
- a CDS encoding ceramidase domain-containing protein, which produces MLPADYIDLYCERTAPGFWNEPLNALSNLSFIVAALVALYLVRRRGNADLAELVLITLAAAIGVGSFLFHTFANTWSELADVIPIWSFVAFYIITVIYRATGENLFRTLRASAIAVGLTAVIFWFSSSAVVTGLEAGPDPLNGSMQYLPAVVALLVATVLMQLRKHPARTYITFAAATFVISLAFRTIDIALCFSISFGTHFMWHLLNGLMIGLLLAALVLKMKPKGAS; this is translated from the coding sequence ATGCTGCCTGCTGATTACATCGACCTTTACTGTGAGCGAACTGCACCAGGGTTCTGGAATGAACCGCTAAACGCACTGAGCAACCTCAGCTTTATCGTTGCAGCGCTGGTGGCCCTTTATCTGGTGCGCAGGCGAGGCAACGCGGATCTAGCAGAACTTGTGCTCATCACTCTGGCAGCGGCTATCGGTGTCGGCTCATTCCTGTTTCATACATTTGCAAACACATGGTCAGAGCTGGCAGATGTCATCCCGATCTGGAGCTTTGTTGCATTCTACATCATTACGGTGATCTATCGCGCGACCGGCGAAAACCTGTTTCGCACACTGCGCGCCAGCGCCATTGCAGTGGGCCTGACAGCTGTCATCTTTTGGTTCAGCTCAAGCGCAGTGGTGACGGGTTTGGAGGCTGGGCCTGATCCCCTCAACGGCTCCATGCAGTATCTGCCTGCCGTCGTCGCATTGCTCGTCGCAACCGTATTGATGCAACTGCGCAAGCACCCTGCCCGCACGTACATCACATTTGCGGCGGCCACCTTTGTGATCTCGCTGGCGTTCCGAACCATCGATATCGCTCTCTGTTTTTCCATCAGCTTCGGCACCCACTTCATGTGGCACCTGCTCAACGGCCTCATGATCGGCCTGCTCCTCGCCGCGCTGGTTTTGAAGATGAAGCCCAAAGGAGCCTCCTGA
- a CDS encoding sulfite exporter TauE/SafE family protein — MSILIIVLSGMFAGVLSGIIGTGSSIILLPILVTVFGTKAAIPIMAIAALIANCGRVIVWWSEINWHAVFFYAVPSIPMAALGANLLIAIPESVGSTILGLFFLVLIPVRYLLRSRNIGSKPAHLVLGGTLIGFLTGLVASSGPLSLAVFSSFGLVKSALIATEAAASLFVFGSKAATFSYLNVMNTDILIGGALVGGSITLGTYAAKAILNKLSSKQHDRMIDLMLAGSGISMIMP; from the coding sequence TTGAGCATATTGATCATCGTGCTTTCGGGCATGTTTGCCGGTGTTTTATCCGGCATTATTGGCACAGGATCGTCGATCATTCTGCTGCCTATTCTGGTGACTGTGTTTGGCACCAAGGCGGCCATTCCTATCATGGCGATTGCAGCGCTGATCGCCAATTGCGGACGCGTGATTGTGTGGTGGAGTGAGATCAACTGGCACGCCGTGTTTTTCTATGCCGTGCCCAGCATTCCCATGGCAGCCCTTGGGGCGAACCTGCTGATTGCCATACCGGAATCCGTCGGCAGCACCATCCTTGGACTGTTCTTCCTCGTGCTCATCCCCGTGCGCTATCTGCTGCGTTCCAGAAACATCGGTTCCAAACCAGCGCACCTCGTATTGGGCGGAACGCTGATTGGGTTTCTCACTGGCCTTGTTGCCTCCTCTGGCCCACTGAGTCTGGCGGTGTTTTCCTCCTTCGGTCTCGTCAAAAGCGCGTTGATTGCAACGGAAGCGGCGGCGTCCCTGTTCGTGTTCGGCTCCAAGGCCGCGACCTTCAGCTATCTGAATGTGATGAACACCGATATTCTGATCGGTGGGGCCTTGGTGGGCGGGTCCATCACGCTTGGCACATATGCCGCCAAGGCGATCCTCAACAAGCTCAGTTCCAAACAGCATGATCGCATGATTGATCTGATGCTGGCTGGCTCTGGCATTTCCATGATTATGCCTTGA
- the dsrO gene encoding sulfate reduction electron transfer complex DsrMKJOP subunit DsrO: MNSRREFLKLAMAGSTAAVAAPTAVSAQAKPKRWGMLVDLRKCIGCQACTVACTIENDVPEGQHRTAVPVYELDGPDGPSQAVLPRLCNHCDEPPCIPVCPVNATFKTDEGAVVVDAEQCVACGYCVQACPYEARFINHKTGVADKCTFCVHRTSVGLLPACVETCVGNARVFGDLNDPESEIRKLMALHETKGLRPEFKTGPNVYYIGLDDRLASTVAVGGGARDLRQGLETPVHGEV; encoded by the coding sequence ATGAATTCAAGACGTGAGTTCCTCAAACTGGCCATGGCAGGCTCAACGGCTGCGGTGGCGGCGCCGACGGCTGTAAGCGCGCAGGCGAAGCCCAAGCGCTGGGGCATGCTGGTGGATCTGCGCAAATGCATCGGCTGTCAGGCCTGCACCGTGGCCTGCACCATTGAAAATGATGTGCCTGAAGGCCAGCACCGCACCGCTGTGCCGGTCTATGAGCTGGACGGTCCGGATGGCCCCAGTCAGGCCGTACTACCGCGCCTGTGCAATCACTGCGATGAACCACCGTGCATTCCGGTGTGTCCGGTTAACGCCACCTTCAAAACCGATGAGGGTGCTGTGGTGGTGGATGCTGAGCAATGCGTGGCCTGTGGCTACTGTGTGCAGGCCTGCCCTTATGAAGCACGCTTCATCAACCACAAAACCGGCGTTGCGGATAAGTGCACGTTTTGTGTGCATCGCACCTCTGTTGGCTTGCTGCCTGCCTGCGTTGAAACCTGCGTTGGCAATGCCCGCGTGTTTGGCGACCTCAACGATCCGGAAAGCGAAATCCGCAAGCTGATGGCGCTGCATGAAACCAAGGGCCTGCGCCCTGAGTTCAAGACAGGACCAAACGTCTATTACATCGGGCTGGATGACAGGCTTGCCTCAACTGTTGCGGTTGGTGGCGGTGCCCGTGATTTGCGCCAAGGTCTTGAAACGCCTGTACATGGGGAGGTGTGA